One window of the Pseudomonas sp. MPC6 genome contains the following:
- a CDS encoding DUF5938 domain-containing protein: protein MSKPQVVVYGASGYTGKLIAEYLAKRGISFIAAGRSESRLKAELGKVPFVDRVEVQYAALEHTVEALTELFLGVKVVINVVGPFAQLGREVVQACLSAGAHYLDTTGEQDWVIDCKAEYGQTFADKKLVLAPATSWMWNAGLLAAEVALETSGIDSLDIVYAPNGNPSPASTKSFLRMCCQPQLKLELNKFQPWPQATAYEATVPGFHQHLLALPWSGGCEPVWYADDERVQNCSVLTAFTNRPMMELVVAKMKEFADLAPTLSAKEQEELTNAWGESICSTEPPREIEEINRVVISCWARGNTTVKHVVFFNTCGYLQTGVMAAELADRLLRNQHKRVGFTSAVHAVGHRELIAACAEEGMHCWEPA from the coding sequence ATGAGTAAACCACAAGTAGTTGTCTACGGAGCAAGCGGTTACACCGGCAAGCTCATCGCCGAATACCTTGCCAAGCGTGGCATCAGCTTTATTGCGGCGGGTCGTAGCGAGTCACGCTTGAAGGCGGAGCTCGGTAAGGTGCCTTTCGTTGATCGGGTCGAGGTTCAATATGCGGCGCTCGAGCACACCGTCGAAGCCCTCACCGAACTGTTCCTGGGTGTCAAGGTGGTGATCAATGTCGTCGGCCCCTTCGCTCAACTGGGGCGCGAAGTGGTGCAAGCCTGTCTGAGCGCCGGCGCCCATTACCTAGATACGACGGGCGAGCAGGATTGGGTCATTGACTGTAAAGCAGAGTACGGTCAAACCTTTGCTGACAAAAAGCTGGTGTTGGCGCCAGCGACCTCTTGGATGTGGAATGCGGGCCTGCTGGCCGCTGAAGTAGCGTTGGAGACGTCCGGAATTGATTCGCTGGATATTGTGTATGCACCGAACGGTAACCCGTCGCCGGCTTCCACCAAGTCGTTCTTGCGGATGTGCTGCCAGCCGCAGCTAAAGCTGGAACTCAACAAATTTCAACCCTGGCCTCAGGCCACCGCTTACGAGGCCACGGTGCCTGGTTTCCACCAGCACCTGTTAGCGTTGCCCTGGAGCGGTGGCTGCGAACCGGTATGGTATGCCGACGATGAGCGGGTACAAAATTGCTCCGTGCTGACGGCCTTTACTAATCGGCCAATGATGGAACTAGTGGTCGCTAAGATGAAAGAGTTTGCCGACTTGGCGCCGACCCTAAGTGCCAAAGAGCAGGAGGAGCTGACAAACGCTTGGGGCGAATCGATCTGCAGTACCGAGCCCCCCCGGGAAATTGAGGAAATCAATCGGGTGGTCATCAGTTGTTGGGCTCGCGGGAATACCACAGTGAAGCACGTTGTCTTTTTCAACACCTGCGGTTACCTCCAGACCGGCGTGATGGCGGCGGAGCTAGCTGACCGCCTGCTGCGAAACCAGCACAAGCGAGTCGGTTTCACCTCTGCAGTTCACGCTGTCGGCCATCGTGAGCTGATTGCAGCCTGTGCCGAAGAGGGTATGCACTGCTGGGAGCCTGCCTGA
- a CDS encoding AMP-binding protein — translation MAEKDLLILADIILDKVEHSPDLDVLTFVNVEQNGDLTEEIRTYRQLWQNGCRVAAGLAEEGMKNGDTFGLLMQNHPEFVDAMVGSSIEGTVFVPIDPRTRGDKLVYMLSFAECRGVVVADYALPQLAEVMCQLPLLEWIWVVDSGSCHERPRNHRRVREMVEILRVPFVGRAVCVTDANAPMQYLYTSGTTGDPKAILGSYARFGTIAALGPVVGLEPEDRPYTGLSLTHANAQLITLGNILAQGLRGVISRKFTKSRLWDITRKYGCTTFNLLGGMTTAIFADPVRPSDADNPVRYVFSAGMPEAIWEDFSKRFNVDIYEFYGAAEGGLTLNPPGRGPVGSIGKAPSSMTCTIRDEEDKECPRGQTGEICFRNSDGSVPLVNYHKNPEASAKKTRGGWLRMGDVGRMDEEGFVYFHYREGGGIRRNGDFVNPAFVEKAIAENDSVLDVFVYGAPMKNGAPGEKEVVAAVVPVDVSSFDPAAIFVDCRGKLESNFVPGFVQVVDEIPKTSSEKPQERFLLEGFDPEAANIYAEANFR, via the coding sequence ATGGCTGAAAAAGACTTGTTGATTCTTGCCGACATTATTCTCGACAAGGTCGAACATTCGCCTGACTTGGATGTGCTTACTTTCGTCAATGTCGAACAGAACGGTGACCTGACTGAAGAGATCCGCACCTATCGGCAATTGTGGCAAAACGGTTGTCGTGTCGCTGCTGGCTTGGCCGAAGAGGGGATGAAAAACGGTGACACCTTTGGCCTCTTGATGCAGAACCACCCGGAGTTTGTGGACGCTATGGTGGGTTCCTCTATCGAGGGCACAGTTTTCGTGCCTATCGACCCCCGTACCCGGGGTGACAAGCTGGTTTATATGCTTAGCTTTGCCGAGTGTCGCGGGGTGGTGGTGGCCGATTACGCCTTACCTCAGTTGGCTGAGGTGATGTGCCAACTGCCGTTGCTGGAGTGGATCTGGGTGGTCGATAGCGGTAGTTGCCATGAGCGGCCGCGCAATCATCGACGGGTCCGTGAAATGGTCGAGATACTGAGGGTGCCCTTTGTCGGGAGGGCGGTCTGCGTGACCGACGCTAACGCGCCAATGCAGTACCTGTATACCTCGGGGACCACCGGCGACCCCAAGGCGATTCTTGGTTCGTACGCCCGTTTTGGCACTATCGCCGCCTTAGGGCCTGTGGTGGGCCTGGAGCCCGAGGATCGTCCCTACACCGGCCTGTCATTGACTCATGCCAACGCCCAACTGATTACGCTTGGCAATATCTTGGCCCAGGGCCTACGGGGGGTGATCAGTCGTAAGTTCACCAAGTCTCGACTCTGGGATATCACCCGTAAATATGGCTGCACCACGTTCAACCTGCTGGGTGGCATGACTACCGCGATTTTTGCCGATCCGGTCCGACCGAGCGATGCCGACAATCCAGTGCGCTACGTTTTCAGCGCCGGCATGCCTGAGGCTATCTGGGAGGACTTTTCCAAGCGTTTCAATGTTGATATCTACGAGTTCTATGGTGCTGCCGAAGGTGGGCTGACTCTGAATCCGCCGGGCAGAGGCCCGGTCGGTAGTATCGGAAAGGCGCCGTCCAGCATGACCTGCACTATCCGCGACGAAGAGGACAAAGAGTGCCCGCGCGGGCAGACTGGTGAAATTTGTTTCAGAAACTCCGATGGTTCTGTCCCCCTGGTTAACTACCACAAAAATCCCGAGGCCTCTGCGAAGAAAACCAGGGGTGGCTGGTTACGAATGGGAGACGTTGGGCGTATGGACGAGGAGGGCTTCGTCTACTTCCACTACCGCGAGGGCGGAGGTATCCGCCGCAACGGTGACTTCGTCAACCCCGCCTTTGTGGAGAAGGCAATCGCCGAGAATGACAGCGTTCTCGATGTGTTCGTTTACGGTGCCCCGATGAAGAATGGTGCACCCGGCGAGAAGGAAGTGGTTGCAGCGGTTGTTCCAGTAGACGTCTCTAGCTTCGACCCGGCGGCCATCTTCGTTGATTGTCGTGGCAAGCTGGAATCCAACTTTGTGCCCGGCTTTGTGCAGGTAGTCGATGAGATACCCAAAACTTCATCGGAAAAACCCCAAGAGCGTTTTTTGCTAGAGGGATTTGACCCTGAGGCTGCCAATATTTATGCAGAAGCAAACTTTCGCTAG
- a CDS encoding acyl-CoA dehydrogenase yields MSKYKNKSPKVILPPTGGEIGLTEIEQAIQDNVRRFAIEVMRPTGIKLDELSPDEAIAADSPYWLMLGQFAELGLTPSVLAEMPREEQGRLIPIIYEELGYGDSGLAVSLAAGSLVSLMAHHYQNQAMIELSEGKLGCWAITEPDHGSDTLDYNRQNVYPGSDYDRPNCTVTIDGDELVINGQKSAWVSNGVIAQVAVLFAACDSGSGVDARNGAIVVVPLDEPGVSRGKSLDKVGQRALNQGEVYFENVRLSKTHLLVGPEGYEAGTYAILADANMVMGAIFTGQARAAYELAVQYTNERKVGGTLLKNHQYTKLRIFEMFRKVEASRALNRRAFHYNFNAPVPAIQISIASKVTATQAALDVCSEALQVFGGNGLTKEYPLEKMWRDARASLIEDGCNETLGMKAGGYLTEIEG; encoded by the coding sequence ATGTCTAAATATAAGAATAAATCACCTAAGGTCATTTTGCCGCCCACGGGAGGTGAAATCGGTCTAACCGAAATAGAACAGGCTATTCAGGACAACGTGCGCCGCTTCGCCATTGAGGTGATGCGCCCAACCGGTATCAAGCTGGATGAGCTGTCGCCTGATGAGGCGATTGCCGCTGACTCACCGTACTGGTTGATGCTGGGGCAGTTCGCCGAGCTGGGGCTGACCCCCAGTGTCTTAGCGGAGATGCCCCGGGAAGAGCAGGGGCGTCTAATACCAATTATTTACGAAGAGCTAGGCTACGGAGACTCTGGTCTGGCGGTCTCCCTGGCGGCTGGTTCTCTGGTTTCTTTGATGGCCCATCACTATCAGAACCAGGCGATGATTGAATTAAGCGAAGGTAAGCTGGGTTGCTGGGCGATTACTGAGCCGGATCACGGCTCCGACACCCTCGATTACAACCGTCAGAACGTCTACCCCGGCAGCGATTATGACCGCCCTAACTGTACCGTGACTATCGATGGCGATGAACTGGTAATTAATGGCCAGAAATCTGCTTGGGTGTCCAATGGGGTGATCGCCCAAGTGGCGGTGCTGTTTGCTGCTTGCGATTCGGGAAGCGGTGTCGATGCCCGCAATGGTGCCATTGTGGTAGTGCCCTTGGATGAGCCGGGTGTTAGTCGAGGTAAGTCGCTGGATAAGGTAGGGCAACGAGCACTGAACCAAGGCGAAGTCTACTTCGAGAACGTGCGTCTCTCGAAAACACACCTGCTGGTTGGGCCGGAAGGTTATGAGGCAGGTACCTATGCGATTCTGGCCGATGCCAACATGGTGATGGGCGCCATCTTTACTGGTCAGGCCCGTGCCGCTTATGAATTGGCGGTGCAGTACACCAACGAACGTAAGGTTGGCGGCACTCTGTTGAAGAATCACCAGTATACCAAGCTCCGTATTTTCGAGATGTTCCGCAAGGTAGAGGCGTCCCGCGCGCTCAACCGCCGTGCATTCCACTACAACTTCAATGCGCCTGTGCCAGCGATCCAGATCTCCATCGCCTCTAAGGTAACCGCGACTCAGGCCGCACTGGACGTATGTAGTGAGGCGCTTCAGGTCTTCGGTGGCAACGGTCTGACCAAGGAGTACCCACTGGAGAAAATGTGGCGCGATGCCCGGGCCTCCCTGATAGAGGATGGCTGCAATGAAACCCTGGGCATGAAAGCCGGCGGCTATCTGACTGAAATAGAGGGATAA
- a CDS encoding thiolase family protein codes for MKQNAYIAGIGMTRFGKHLDRGLKSLAGEAICAALNDAGIDKSKLDAAYVGNAAAGIITGQVCIPGQSVLRELGIGKIPVVNMENACASSSSAFVQACSMITAGLHDVVLVVGMEKLYHCDKERIFSVFGGCIDKEDEAGVLAQLAENAKRNGAKVNLGEAGSSRSVFMDIYATMARDYMARSGATPEHFARVSVKNSKHGSLNPNAQFRKVLTVEEVLNAPLIADPLTLLMCSPICDGAAAIVLVSQKKAMELGLGQMVRVESALICSGWDYQPGDESVATYAAQKAYNAAGIGPQDLSCIELHDAAVPAELMYYEYLGLCGQGEGVVLLESGATALGGRIPVNTSGGLVRKGHPIGATGVAQIVELTEQLRGSAGARQVDDARIGLAENGGGYIGTDAAAMTMTILSI; via the coding sequence ATGAAGCAGAATGCCTATATCGCCGGAATCGGGATGACTCGGTTTGGCAAGCATCTGGACCGCGGCCTAAAGAGCTTGGCAGGGGAGGCGATTTGCGCGGCTCTGAATGATGCCGGGATAGATAAATCCAAGCTCGATGCAGCCTATGTTGGAAACGCCGCCGCCGGCATTATTACTGGCCAGGTATGCATACCTGGCCAGTCGGTGTTGCGTGAGCTGGGTATAGGCAAGATCCCGGTGGTAAATATGGAGAACGCCTGTGCGTCCTCCTCCTCAGCCTTCGTGCAAGCCTGCTCCATGATCACTGCTGGCTTGCACGATGTGGTGTTAGTGGTGGGAATGGAGAAGCTCTATCACTGCGATAAGGAGCGGATTTTTTCCGTTTTCGGCGGCTGTATAGATAAAGAGGATGAAGCGGGCGTGCTTGCCCAGTTAGCGGAGAACGCGAAGCGCAATGGCGCCAAGGTGAACCTGGGCGAGGCCGGTAGCAGCCGTTCCGTTTTCATGGATATTTACGCCACCATGGCGCGGGATTATATGGCTCGCAGCGGAGCCACTCCCGAGCACTTTGCCAGGGTGTCGGTAAAGAACTCCAAACACGGCAGCCTCAACCCTAATGCTCAATTCCGCAAGGTGTTAACGGTCGAGGAGGTGCTCAATGCTCCTCTGATCGCTGACCCGCTAACCCTGCTGATGTGCTCGCCGATCTGCGATGGTGCAGCAGCCATTGTGCTGGTCAGCCAGAAGAAAGCCATGGAACTGGGGCTTGGCCAGATGGTGAGGGTCGAGTCGGCGCTGATCTGCAGTGGCTGGGACTATCAACCCGGTGATGAGTCGGTCGCTACATACGCTGCGCAGAAAGCCTATAACGCGGCCGGTATCGGCCCTCAGGACTTGAGCTGTATCGAACTGCACGATGCCGCGGTTCCGGCGGAACTGATGTACTACGAGTACTTGGGCTTATGCGGCCAGGGAGAAGGCGTGGTCTTGCTGGAATCTGGTGCAACCGCGCTGGGCGGACGCATTCCTGTCAACACCTCCGGCGGTCTGGTGCGCAAAGGTCACCCGATTGGTGCCACTGGTGTTGCCCAGATCGTCGAGCTAACCGAGCAGCTCCGAGGGAGCGCTGGTGCCCGGCAGGTTGACGATGCTCGTATAGGCCTAGCTGAAAATGGTGGAGGCTACATCGGTACCGATGCCGCGGCCATGACCATGACTATTCTCTCGATATAA
- a CDS encoding LuxR C-terminal-related transcriptional regulator, giving the protein MLTLIEASAGFGKTTLLAQWRKALLSEGRAVAWLSLDSEDNSPHGFMTYLVSSLGAAMPGVGEGARALLQSGPLVPPKVVASILINELAALDRQVYLILDDFHVITDPVIKQVMDYFLSHTPENFHLILAGRSEPGLAVAGLRAAGQLFELSDRDLRFGIEECRQFFDKTSSDKLSSSDIQRLHDATEGWVAGLQIAAISPGIKQQSAGFKEAISGGMTAISAYMGDVVLASLSDEVLRFLLRTSLVERFNASLCEAVSTIENCQEIIDFLITHKLFIQPLDEAGQWFRFHHLFADYLKHRLLQEHAEEVAELHRRAYRWFAKQELWAEAVRHALAAGDSEKAVAWVEHCAMSMVESSNMAQLMEWVGRLPEKPITRRLPLLVAQAWSMALLFKFDDAECILQQIEADIEQAPERERLSINFSVQVIRALIFGLSDDTLAARELGAELLGRWPRGVDLPFAIGVLCNVLTFAHLHAGEYEKAKDVQLRALDDDSGHTNLFVTVYRKDLLGLIALKQGRLDEALRWFQDALQLAESKEGRRSVAATLSACFLTTVCYEQNRLLEADLLLADRWDIVDEGCFVDAAMRAYLIASRIKERQGDLGRAKALLQKAERLATRRGWQRMLAASSAERIRLLLKEGDIRAAEEQLERLQNLVPEERLTMTSARSSIASFAVIAQARIAIWRARMGDLHSAKETVSLLKSLVAELSELGSRYACNEVRILCCTALDSIGERQQAYDCLSECLKHGAVIGFRRSFLDEGEAMALLLLDYRDSGIANDYLDELISAFTVELEMPTGVATEVSCADGESAGISQRELEILTLIEKGLSNKEISRVAGISLGTVKWHIKNIYRKLEVSSRTQAVSEAKTQGLMKS; this is encoded by the coding sequence GTGCTGACCTTGATCGAAGCATCGGCCGGGTTTGGTAAAACCACCTTGCTGGCTCAGTGGCGCAAGGCGTTGCTGAGCGAGGGGCGGGCCGTTGCTTGGCTTAGCCTCGACAGCGAGGACAATTCCCCGCACGGCTTTATGACCTATCTGGTGTCTTCGTTGGGGGCCGCCATGCCCGGTGTTGGTGAGGGGGCCCGTGCCCTGCTGCAATCAGGTCCGCTGGTGCCTCCTAAGGTGGTGGCGTCAATTCTGATCAATGAGCTTGCCGCCCTCGACCGTCAGGTCTATTTGATATTGGATGATTTCCATGTCATCACCGATCCAGTGATCAAGCAGGTAATGGATTACTTCCTCAGCCATACCCCAGAAAATTTTCACCTGATACTCGCCGGTCGATCGGAGCCGGGTCTGGCTGTCGCCGGCTTACGAGCCGCGGGTCAGCTGTTCGAACTGAGCGACCGCGATCTTCGTTTTGGGATTGAGGAGTGTCGCCAGTTTTTCGACAAAACATCGTCAGACAAACTCTCCAGTTCCGATATTCAGCGGTTGCATGATGCGACTGAGGGGTGGGTAGCCGGCTTGCAGATCGCGGCCATCTCGCCCGGTATCAAGCAGCAGAGTGCGGGATTCAAGGAGGCGATCTCCGGTGGCATGACGGCGATCAGTGCTTATATGGGGGATGTGGTGCTGGCATCGCTCTCCGATGAAGTACTACGCTTTTTGTTGCGTACGTCGCTGGTTGAGCGTTTTAATGCGTCACTCTGTGAGGCAGTATCCACCATCGAAAACTGCCAGGAAATTATCGATTTCCTTATTACCCATAAACTCTTCATTCAGCCCCTTGACGAGGCGGGACAGTGGTTCCGCTTTCATCATTTGTTTGCCGATTATCTCAAGCATCGCCTGCTGCAGGAGCACGCTGAAGAGGTAGCTGAACTACACCGTCGGGCCTATCGCTGGTTTGCGAAGCAGGAGTTGTGGGCTGAGGCGGTTCGACATGCCCTGGCTGCCGGTGATAGTGAGAAGGCAGTGGCCTGGGTGGAGCATTGCGCCATGTCGATGGTGGAGTCCAGCAATATGGCACAGCTGATGGAATGGGTTGGCCGTCTGCCAGAGAAACCCATTACGCGGCGACTGCCATTGCTGGTGGCGCAAGCTTGGTCGATGGCACTGTTATTCAAGTTCGATGACGCCGAGTGCATCCTTCAACAGATTGAGGCAGATATAGAACAGGCGCCAGAACGGGAGCGGTTGAGTATCAACTTTTCGGTGCAGGTGATAAGGGCGCTGATATTTGGCTTGTCGGACGACACTCTCGCGGCCCGTGAACTGGGGGCGGAGCTGTTGGGGCGGTGGCCGAGAGGCGTCGATCTTCCGTTCGCCATCGGGGTGCTGTGTAATGTACTGACCTTTGCTCACTTGCATGCTGGTGAATATGAAAAAGCCAAAGATGTTCAGCTGCGTGCACTGGACGATGACAGTGGCCATACAAATCTGTTTGTCACCGTGTATCGTAAGGATCTGCTCGGCCTGATTGCCCTGAAACAAGGCAGGCTCGATGAGGCGCTACGGTGGTTCCAAGACGCCCTTCAATTAGCAGAGTCCAAGGAGGGGCGCCGTTCCGTAGCGGCCACCCTGAGTGCCTGTTTCCTGACCACTGTCTGTTATGAGCAAAATCGTCTCCTAGAAGCTGACCTCTTGCTGGCCGATCGCTGGGATATCGTTGATGAGGGCTGTTTTGTCGATGCAGCCATGCGTGCCTATCTCATCGCTTCGCGGATAAAGGAGCGGCAGGGCGATCTGGGGCGGGCTAAGGCGCTGCTACAAAAGGCCGAGCGGCTGGCAACCCGGCGTGGCTGGCAGCGGATGCTCGCGGCCAGTAGTGCCGAACGAATACGCTTGCTGTTGAAAGAGGGGGATATTCGGGCTGCAGAAGAGCAATTGGAACGCCTGCAAAACCTAGTCCCTGAGGAACGCTTAACGATGACCTCGGCCCGTTCGAGTATTGCCAGCTTTGCTGTAATTGCGCAGGCTCGAATTGCCATTTGGCGTGCCAGAATGGGGGACCTCCACAGTGCTAAGGAGACTGTCAGCCTGCTGAAGTCACTGGTTGCGGAGCTGTCTGAGTTGGGTAGCCGTTACGCTTGTAACGAGGTGCGTATCTTGTGCTGTACCGCGCTCGACAGTATCGGTGAGCGCCAGCAGGCTTATGACTGCCTGTCCGAGTGTTTGAAGCATGGAGCGGTAATAGGTTTTCGGCGAAGTTTTCTTGATGAAGGTGAGGCAATGGCGCTATTGCTGCTCGACTATCGTGACAGCGGGATCGCCAATGACTACCTGGATGAGTTGATTAGCGCCTTTACTGTGGAACTTGAGATGCCAACAGGCGTCGCGACGGAGGTGAGCTGCGCCGATGGGGAGAGCGCCGGTATCAGTCAGCGGGAGCTGGAGATTCTGACCCTCATCGAAAAGGGGCTGTCCAATAAGGAGATCTCCCGTGTCGCGGGTATCTCGTTGGGAACCGTCAAGTGGCATATCAAGAATATTTACCGCAAGCTCGAAGTCTCCAGTCGCACCCAGGCAGTGAGTGAAGCTAAGACGCAGGGGCTGATGAAATCCTGA